A stretch of the Arachis stenosperma cultivar V10309 chromosome 6, arast.V10309.gnm1.PFL2, whole genome shotgun sequence genome encodes the following:
- the LOC130933859 gene encoding LOW QUALITY PROTEIN: uncharacterized protein LOC130933859 (The sequence of the model RefSeq protein was modified relative to this genomic sequence to represent the inferred CDS: inserted 1 base in 1 codon), with protein sequence MEIEIRDLRTENERRREWGKQLRVKHGEEDGHAIGRDKRESVGRCVSGVKEGSSRDGLEKPSNVSFRDKVIGAEKSKAFALVGSLSGDGIATVTGKQGDSRPPSVNFTKEAKSCLAEPYKEAIVIKVLDKHYGYTALMHKLRIVWCIKGGFDLLDVGFEYFLVKFDIAADREKVILGGPWLIDGHYVAVKPWDVDFRPCEKSFGSTLVWIRVSGLPIWCYQEQAMLRIASAIGISVKVHLVTKLAERGKYARACVQINLELPVIKHIIVEGVTYEVEYESLQLICATCARYGHDKSLCMEKESLKGNGNSFGDGKNNESPTLVPHNNHEIQKETESEARDLGENPHNLCXKLGVVKGKDVVMESLAPHVPDGHVNEACMDDEEGWQQVLRKEKFIMGQSSGLKDQDGKQHKFDSRRVPRPNFHGDGGKSIGIRMGKREKHEIAPSPSRRTPARRGISLRKRPRPSSLQNSPVNKNGGTTETTLVDGSMAGAVSGGLKVAIVKDQSVLVPQDKPPIEVGCYCEVHFDNLIWRCSGIYGSPRVCINSSWLSIFPEAYAEILNRLQSDHCPILVRCKGRPQPKGNRPFRFVAAWATHPGYRDIVNQSWWSGNRGIHGKLSEVQKNSLEFNSKVFGNIFVKKCELEQQINYLQKRLEVVDSIYLCQKEQQLLDDYNNTLVQEELLWFQKSREQWVRFGDRNTRFFHIQTLARRKHNKIHGLFLKDGMWETDPEVLSQEAESFYKSLFCHLDDVDLGCLGDVPLPSLNEEACNNLTAPVTMEEVRTAVFHMNSFKAPGPDGFQAFFFKEYWEIIGLDVWKMVKQAFSGVTLDPRILETLLVLIPKVESPVSMKDFRPISLYNVVYKIITNVLVNRLRPHLADIVGPLQGGFIPGRGTPDNIIIAQEVFHFMKKTKSKKGTLAFKIDLEKAYDRVDWSHQVDLGLWEPVAISRGGPRISHLMFADDLLLFCKATKRQVQNVMLVLETFYKASGMKINVEKSKALCSKNVSATRKEIFTGVSSIRFVQDLGKYLGVTLSHSRVTRSAFNGILDKVRSRLASWKGSLLNRAGRLCLVNSVAAAIPTYQMQVSIFSKGIISKLESMMRNFLWKGQVDGRGLNLVSWKVLVTPKKYGGLGIRDPYCVNIALLGKLVWTFFQQPNKLWVQLLDAKYRSSLYDCFSYPKNKDSPIWRCLCKAWEVLKDGFAWCIGDLNQNFWFSSWRREGRLSNEMDYVHISDSNLQIQDIWSMNKQVRKWVGIGVGLLPKSITHAMVTYGCEALPTASFRFRRGMSSSDRCPGCLSSQESVLHCIRDCPKAQLVWYRLDISCHPLDLKNWFLYHSREHLFKFFSGLWWIWRARNNDIFNLHETWPPEKVICLALTSEKELRNIFELQRMSLPSTLNGFWNPPSIGTFKINCDASYFGSGDSVGFACVIRDCNGSWQRGCLGMIESNSILQGELFAIWRGYLLAWDVGQRDVICETDCVEAFNLVTQDDFGFTDPLVLKIRDIMHWNWRVDFRLIMRDANTVADTMAKMAMKLQLSHMELLSPWEEFKSSLKRDCPSI encoded by the exons ATGGAGATTGAGATTCGTGATTTACGCACT GAGAATGAGAGAAGGAGAGAGTGGGGCAAGCAGTTGAGGGTGAAACACGGTGAGGAAGATGGTCATGCCATCGGAAGAGATAAGAGGGAGAGCGTGGGTAGGTGTGTATCTGGTGTTAAGGAGGGTTCTTCTCGAGATGGGTTAGAAAAACCATCCAATGTCTCTTTTCGAGATAAAGTTATTGGTGCAGAAAAGTCTAAGGCCTTTGCATTAGTAGGATCTTTATCTGGGGATGGTATCGCGACGGTCACAGGTAAGCAGGGTGATTCTCGTCCACCAAGTGTCAATTTTACCAAGGAGGCAAAGAGCTGTCTGGCTGAACCTTATAAGGAAGCCATCGTGATCAAGGTGCTGGATAAGCATTATGGCTACACGGCTCTCATGCATAAGCTTCGGATAGTATGGTGCATCAAAGGAGGGTTTGATTTGTTGGATGTGGGGTTTGaatattttttggttaaatTTGATATTGCTGCAGATCGTGAGAAAGTCATTCTTGGTGGCCCGTGGTTGATAGACGGTCACTATGTTGCAGTAAAACCATGGGATGTGGATTTTAGGCCATGCGAAAAATCCTTTGGATCAACGCTGGTATGGATTCGAGTCTCGGGACTTCCAATTTGGTGCTACCAGGAACAAGCAATGCTGCGAATTGCTTCTGCAATAGGGATTTCGGTGAAAGTACATTTGGTCACTAAGCttgcagaaagaggaaagtATGCCCGAGCTTGTGTTCAAATTAATCTTGAGTTGCCTGTAATTAAACATATTATAGTGGAGGGTGTGACTTATGAAGTGGAGTATGAGAGTTTACAGTTGATTTGTGCTACTTGTGCACGGTATGGGCATGATAAATCGTTGTGCATGGAGAAGGAGTCCTTGAAAGGAAACGGAAATTCCTTTGGTGATGGAAAAAATAATGAATCCCCGACACTAGTGCCACACAACAATCATGAGATTCAAAAAGAGACTGAATCAGAAGCTCGTGATTTAGGTGAGAATCCTCATAATTTGT GCAAATTAGGAGTTGTTAAAGGGAAGGATGTGGTTATGGAATCATTGGCTCCTCACGTGCCTGATGGACATGTTAATGAGGCATGCATGGATGATGAAGAGGGCTGGCAACAAGTGCTGCGTAAGGAAAAATTCATAATGGGCCAGTCATCAGGTTTGAAGGACCAAGATGGAAAGCAGCACAAGTTTGATTCGAGAAGGGTTCCAAGGCCCAATTTTCATGGTGATGGAGGCAAATCAATTGGCATTAGGATGGGAAAGCGAGAAAAACATGAAATTGCGCCATCTCCATCGCGCAGAACTCCTGCACGTCGTGGAATTTCTCTACGGAAGCGTCCTCGGCCTTCCTCCTTGCAGAACTCGCCAGTTAATAAAAATGGTGGCACAACGGAGACAACTTTAGTAGATGGAAGCATGGCAGGTGCAGTGTCAGGAGGTCTGAAGGTGGCAATTGTTAAGGATCAGAGTGTGCTAGTACCACAGGATAAACCACCTATTGAGGTTG GGTGTTACTGTGAGGTTCActttgataatttaatttggAGGTGTAGTGGTATTTATGGCAGTCCTCGAGTTTGTATAAATAGTAGTTGGTTATCTATCTTTCCAGAGGCTTATGCAGAAATTTTAAATAGGCTTCAGTCTGATCATTGCCCTATTCTGGTGCGTTGTAAAGGTCGTCCTCAGCCTAAAGGGAATCGACCTTTCCGATTTGTTGCTGCTTGGGCTACTCATCCTGGGTATAGGGATATTGTGAACCAGTCATGGTGGTCTGGTAATAGAGGGATTCATGGCAAGCTTTCGGAAGTACAGAAGAATTCACTAGAGTTTAACTCGAAGGTATTTGGTAACATTTTTGTTAAGAAATGTGAATTAGAGCAGCAGATTAATTATTTACAAAAGCGTTTGGAAGTGGTGGATAGTATTTATTTGTGTCAGAAAGAGCAACAGTTGCTTGATGATTATAATAATACTCTAGTGCAAGAAGAGCTCCTATGGTTCCAAAAGTCTAGAGAGCAGTGGGTTAGGTTCGGGGATAGGAATACAAGATTCTTTCATATTCAAACTCTTGCGCGAAGGAAGCATAATAAGATTCATGGCCTTTTTCTCAAGGATGGAATGTGGGAAACTGATCCAGAGGTTCTGAGTCAAGAAGCAGAGTCTTTCTATAAAAGCTTATTCTGTCATTTGgatgatgttgatttgggttGCCTTGGTGATGTGCCTCTTCCTTCTCTAAATGAGGAAGCTTGCAATAATCTTACGGCACCAGTTACTATGGAGGAAGTCAGAACAGCTGTTTTTCACATGAACTCTTTTAAAGCTCCGGGTCCTGATGGATTTCAAGCTTTCTTCTTCAAAGAATATTGGGAGATCATTGGTCTTGATGTTTGGAAGATGGTTAAACAGGCTTTCTCCGGTGTTACTCTTGATCCGAGAATATTGGAGACTTTACTGGTTCTCATTCCAAAGGTTGAATCACCGGTATCTATGAAAGATTTCAGGCCGATTAGTCTCTACAATGTAGTTTACAAGATCATCACGAATGTCCTTGTTAATAGGCTTCGTCCTCATCTTGCGGATATTGTTGGCCCGCTTCAAGGAGGATTTATTCCGGGACGAGGAACTCCTGACAACATCATTATTGCTCAAGAAGTCTTCCACTTTATGAAGAAGACTAAATCAAAGAAAGGCACACTGGCCTTTAAGATTGATCTGGAGAAGGCTTATGACAGAGTTGATTGGAG TCATCAGGTTGATTTGGGCTTGTGGGAGCCGGTTGCTATTTCTAGAGGGGGACCAAGAATATCCCACTTAATGTTTGCAGATGACTTGCTTCTATTCTGTAAAGCTACAAAGAGACAAGTGCAAAATGTGATGTTGGTTTTAGAGACTTTTTACAAAGCATCTGGGATGAAGATTAATGTGGAGAAGTCTAAAGCGCTTTGCTCTAAGAATGTCTCTGCAACAAGGAAAGAGATTTTCACTGGGGTATCCTCTATCAGATTTGTCCAGGACTTGGGCAAGTATCTTGGAGTTACCCTTAGCCATTCTAGGGTGACTCGTTCAGCTTTCAATGGTATCCTGGATAAGGTTCGGAGTAGGCTAGCAAGCTGGAAAGGGAGTTTACTCAATCGGGCTGGTAGACTCTGCTTGGTTAATTCTGTTGCCGCCGCTATTCCCACGTACCAGATGCAGGTCTCTATTTTTTCCAAAGGAATCATTAGTAAATTGGAGTCTATGATGAGGAATTTTCTTTGGAAAGGACAAGTTGATGGAAGAGGATTGAATCTTGTTAGTTGGAAGGTACTAGTTACTCCAAAAAAATATGGAGGTTTGGGGATTAGAGATCCTTATTGTGTAAATATTGCTCTTCTTGGGAAGCTAGTTTGGACTTTTTTCCAGCAGCCAAACAAGCTATGGGTCCAATTGTTGGATGCCAAGTACCGATCATCCCTATATGACTGTTTTAGTTATCCTAAGAACAAGGACTCTCCCATTTGGAGGTGTCTTTGCAAGGCTTGGGAAGTGTTGAAGGATGGGTTTGCTTGGTGTATTGGAGATTTGAACCAGAATTTTTGGTTTTCTAGCTGGAGGAGAGAAGGACGGTTATCTAATGAGATGGATTATGTTCACATTTCTGATTCGAATCTCCAGATACAGGATATTTGGTCG ATGAATAAGCAGGTCCGGAAGTGGGTTGGTATTGGAGTGGGTCTGCTGCCAAAGTCTATAACTCACGCAATGGTTACTTATGGTTGT GAGGCTCTTCCTACTGCAAGTTTTCGCTTTAGAAGAGGGATGTCGTCATCGGATAGGTGTCCAGGATGTCTTTCTAGCCAGGAATCGGTTTTACATTGTATTCGGGATTGTCCAAAAGCTCAGCTTGTCTGGTATAGGTTGGATATTTCTTGTCATCCTTTGGATTTGAAGAATTGGTTCTTGTATCATAGCAGAGAGCATCTATTCAAGTTCTTTTCGGGACTTTGGTGGATATGGCGAGCAAGGAATAATGACATATTTAATCTCCATGAAACTTGGCCTCCGGAAAAAGTGATTTGTCTGGCATTAACTTCAGAAAAGGAGcttagaaatatttttgaattacaaCGTATGTCCCTTCCCTCTACTCTAAATGGTTTTTGGAATCCCCCATCCATTGgtacttttaagattaattgtgatgctagttattttggttcgggtgatagtgttggttttgcttgtgttaTTAGAGATTGTAATGGGAGTTGGCAAAGGGGGtgtttgggaatgattgagagtaatagtattcttcaaggagaattgtttgctatttggagaggaTATCTCTTAGCTTGGGATGTGGGTCAACGAGATGTTATTTGTGAGACGGATTGTGTGGAAGCATTTAATCTTGTTACTCAAGATGATTTTGGGTTTACTGATCCATTGGTGctcaaaataagagatatcatgCATTGGAATTGGCGTGTTGACTTTCGTTTGATTATGAGAGATGCAAACACGGTGGCAGATACTATGGCAAAGATGGCGATGAAGTTACAACTTTCGCATATGGAGCTTCTTTCACCTTGGGAAgagtttaagagtagtcttaaaCGGGACTGCCCCTCTATTTAA
- the LOC130933488 gene encoding protein BASIC PENTACYSTEINE6, with protein MDDAGHRENGRHKADQYKSSPGQWLMQHQPSMKQIMALMAERDALIQERNLALSEKKAALAERDMAFLQRDAAITERNNALIERDNAIAALQYRENSLTNSSMPSSCPPGCQISRGIKHMHHPQQQVHHMPNNMGDGSYTAREMHTSDSLPTVTIPSEAGKSRRGKRPKEPKSVSPNKKASKGTRKVKRDDEDTHKMMFGKANEWKSSQEMINGSEDLNKQLEVTKADWKSQDLALNQVAYDESTMPAPGCSCTGVLRQCYKWGNGGWQSACCTTTLSVYPLPAVPNKRHARIGGRKMSGSAFNKLLSRLATEGHDLSNPVDLKDHWAKHGTNRYITIK; from the exons ATGGATGATGCTGGGCATCGTGAAAATGGAAGGCACAAAGCAGATCAATATAAATCTAGCCCCGGACAG TGGTTGATGCAACATCAGCCTTCTATGAAACAAATTATGGCTCTTATGGCTGAGAGAGATGCACTAATTCAAGAAAGAAACCTGGCTCTTTCTGAGAAGAAGGCAGCACTTGCAGAGCGCGACATGGCTTTCCTGCAGCGGGATGCTGCGATCACAGAACGAAATAATGCTTTAATTGAACGAGACAATGCAATTGCCGCTCTTCAATATCGAGAAAATTCCCTAACCAACAGCAGTATGCCGTCCTCATGCCCTCCTGGATGCCAAATCTCACGGGGTATCAAACATATGCATCATCCACAGCAACAAGTACACCACATGCCTAATAATATGGGTGACGGTTCTTACACTGCAAGGGAAATGCACACAAGTGATTCCCTCCCAACTGTGACCATTCCTTCAGAGGCTGGGAAGTCCCGGCGAGGTAAACGACCAAAGGAACCCAAGTCAGTTTCACCAAATAAGAAGGCTTCAAAAGGTACTAGAAAGGTGAAGAGGGATGACGAAGATACTCACAAGATGATGTTTGGCAAGGCTAATGAATGGAAGAGTAGTCAGGAAATGATTAACGGGAGCGAAGACCTTAACAAGCAGTTAGAGGTGACAAAGGCCGATTGGAAATCCCAGGACTTGGCATTGAACCAAGTTGCATACGATGAGTCGACAATGCCAGCTCCCGGGTGTTCTTGTACTGGTGTTCTGAGGCAGTGTTACAAATGGGGAAATGGAGGTTGGCAATCTGCCTGTTGCACAACCACCCTTTCAGTGTATCCCCTTCCAGCAGTTCCTAACAAGAGGCATGCTCGGATAGGTGGCCGGAAAATGAGTGGAAGTGCTTTCAATAAGCTGCTTAGCCGGCTTGCTACTGAGGGTCATGATCTGTCAAACCCAGTTGACCTCAAGGACCATTGGGCCAAACATGGTACAAATCGGTATATCACGATAAAGTAG